Below is a window of Merismopedia glauca CCAP 1448/3 DNA.
AGTGATTATCTTCAGTAGTCTACTTTTACCTCCTTCCCAAACGTTTGTTAAAGGCTTAGGAGAACAATTAGAAAACTTTGCTCCCTTATATGTAGGTTCTAGATTCACCCCAGGACTATCTTTGCCTCCTGAGATGACTTTAGTCGTTAATCGAGGTGGTTTGAGGGGAAGTGTAGCGGAACTTGGCTTCAAATTATGGGGAATTGCGCCTAATCTGGTGCGCCAACTTCAAGAAGTTAACCCCGTTTTAATTAATGCTCAATTTGGTCTGAGTGGGGCTTTGGCACTACCTTTAGCCAAAAAGTTGCAAATTCCTTTAATAGTCCATTTTCGAGGGGCTGATGCTACAGTAAAAGCTGAGGTATCTCGGTATACATCTCTTAATCATTGGCTTTTTTTCCGCCGGATGAAAGCTCTTCAAGAAGAAGCTGCTTTGTTTATTGCGGTGTCAGAATTTATCAAAGGAAAGCTACTAGAGCTAGGTTTTCCCGAAGAAAAGGTAATTGTTCACTATGAGGGGATAGATCTGGAGCAATTTAAACCAGATTCGCAGATTCGCCGCGAACCCATTGTCTTATTTGTTGGTCGTCTCACCGAAAAAAAGGGCTGTGGGGATTTAATTCGAGCAATGGCGCGAGTACAAGCCGTGATTCCCGATTTAGAATTGGTAGTTTTAGGAGATGGTCCTCTTTTAACCGAACTGAAAACTCAAGCGAGTCAACAGTTGCGCCGTTACCAATTTTTAGGGATGCAACCTCCAGAAGTGGTGCAAAAATGGATGAATAAAGCTTATTTACTGTGTAATCCTAGCATAAAAGCGCCTAATGGAGACTCTGAAGGCTTAGGAATGGTATTTGTAGAAGCTCAGGCTATGGGTTTACCAGTAGTGAGTACGCGACACGGGGGAATTCCTGAAGCTATGCAAGAAGGGAAAACAGGTTTTTTGGTTCCAGAAAGGGATTGGGAGCAGCTAAGTGAGAGCATACTCAAGTTATTTACAGAACCGATATTATGGCAGCATTTTACTGAAAATGCCCAAAGTTTTGTTCATTCTAAATTTGATAGACGCAAGCAAAGTCAAGGATTAGAGGAAATTTATCACACAGTTTTGCGCCAGCACCAATTTTTCAAAGATGTCTAATACATAGCAGCTTATGAATTGAATACTCCAGGGGGAAAGATGGATTCGTGTTTTCCCCCCAGAATGTTGTATTCTTTCATCATGACAATATCTGTTTGATAATTGCCAATTTGGGAATTAACTTTTTCACCTTTAGCTATTCTTAAAATCAATTCAGGAAAGTTACCACCAGCTAGGTGAGAGATTGGATATCCACCCCCAAATCTAGGGTTTAAATCAATGGCAAATAAGTCTTGGGAATTATCTAAAAAGTCTACATCTAAAGGACCTACGTGTCCCAGTTTCCCTAAAGCTGTACCGAGGCGAATTCCTATATCGATTAAGTCAGGGCGATCGCAAATTTCGGCTTGATCTGTCTCTCCAGAACGCATCGCTCTTTTCCGTCTAGGAATTACCGATAACACTTCTCCTTGTAAATTCAAACACACATCAATTCCATACTCTTGTCCAGAAATTTGGGATTGAATTAACATATCTGGAGCATAGTGGAAAAATACATCTAATTCTTTGAGGTGACGAGCCTTGAACAGATTTAAACTCCCCGATCCAAACCGAGGTTTAACTATTAAGGGAAATAGCAATTTACCTTGATTAATATCTTCAACAGCTAGGTTAAATTCACGGTAAGTTTTAGGAGTTGCAAAACCTTGTTGAGTTAAGAATTCATATCCTTGATATTTATCAAAACAAATTTGGTTAACTTCTGAACTAGGTACAAGCGCATTCACTCCCAAAGCTTTAAATTTATCTAGATTATTTGACAAAATATTAATATCTAGATCGGAAAATGATAATAACAGATTTACTTGTTTATCTTCGCAAATTTGCAGCAGTGTGGGCAGATATTCTGGACTTTCCATATTGGGAATTACTAATTTTACATCGCAGTATTTGAAGCCAGAAGTCCAAGGTGAATTACTAGTGCCAATAATTACATCTTCTGAAGTTAGACAATCTTTAAAGTATTTGGCAATATATCCTCTCCTACCGACACAAGATAATAAAATGTTCATGAGTTTAAAACTGTTTAAATTACATAACTTATAAAAACATCATCCATAGTTTCTGCGCGGCGGCATAATTCATATTGGTTCGTCACAGAATCATAACTAACAATAGCTGGATTTGGGCTAATAAATGGAGGTTTAAAAACGATTGTGTAAGCACCCATATTATCAAAAACTACATAGTCACCTACCGCTATATCTCCTTGATAACCTTGATAGAGACAATCGTGTTCCATGCAAGTATATCCTACTAGATCTATTGTCCCAGAAAGTCGATCGCTAGAGGTTGAGCGATCGCATTTGTAAACCTCAATCTTCGGTTTTTTATCACTCCCTGTCGGTTTGGTATTGTGAATGCTTCCTGCCAATAAAGCAATTTGTCTCGATCTAACGGTTTTAATTCCTATTACTTTAGCTGCAAACTGCATCACATCTGCGACTAAAGCTACTCCTGGTTCAACGATTAATTCAGGAAGATTGTCTCCCGTAAATTGAGCCGCAACTTGAGGGGCGATCGCTTGTGCATATGCTTGATAACTAGGAATATCTCCATCGAACTGTTGGCATAATTCTGGTGGCATTTTCCCGAAAAAACCACCGCCTACATTAATAAATTTGGGAGGATTATTAGAGAAAAATAGGTTAACTAATTCTAATAACTTTTGGGTACGTAATCTATAAGATTCTACACTTCTGTGTGATGTTGAAAAATGACAATGTAACCCAGCTACAGTACAATTATCTATATCTTTAATGGTAGTAAAAGCATCTTCTAAATCGCCATTAGTTACATCAAACCCAAATCGAGAAATTCTATCTGTATTAATATCAAAATTACACCTAAGTCCTACGGAAAAAGTATTTTCAGGATAATTAGCTGCGACTTCTTTGAGAATATATACTTCTCTCAAGGAATCTAAATTAACTATAGAACCCTGTAAAAGAGCATTCGTTAGATCGTTACTTCGCTTCAAAGGGCCATTAAATATAATTCGATTAGGTGATACACCCAATTTAACAGCTAGATCGTACTCCATTTGAGATACAACTTCAGCATAAGCCCCCCAACCATAAGCTAATTTACATAACTTTGGCAGATAATTTGTTTTGTAAGAATAACCAATTTTAGTATTTTGATAAATAGACTGAAAGCCCTGAATAAACTCTTGATAATTACCTCTAAATTTATCAATATCAACTAAATAAAATGAATCACCATACTCTCGTTCCAGATCGTTTAATTGCTGCCAATTTAATCGCATTTATCTATCCTATAATTACCTACACAGAGCGGGGCGGGTTTTGTTGAATATTAACCTGTAAAATTAACATCGATCCGAAGAGGGCGGGTTTTGTTTGATATCAATCTGTAAAATTAATATCGATCCGAAGAGGGCAGGTTTTGTTTGATATTAATCTGTAAAATTAATATCGATC
It encodes the following:
- a CDS encoding ATP-grasp domain-containing protein; the protein is MNILLSCVGRRGYIAKYFKDCLTSEDVIIGTSNSPWTSGFKYCDVKLVIPNMESPEYLPTLLQICEDKQVNLLLSFSDLDINILSNNLDKFKALGVNALVPSSEVNQICFDKYQGYEFLTQQGFATPKTYREFNLAVEDINQGKLLFPLIVKPRFGSGSLNLFKARHLKELDVFFHYAPDMLIQSQISGQEYGIDVCLNLQGEVLSVIPRRKRAMRSGETDQAEICDRPDLIDIGIRLGTALGKLGHVGPLDVDFLDNSQDLFAIDLNPRFGGGYPISHLAGGNFPELILRIAKGEKVNSQIGNYQTDIVMMKEYNILGGKHESIFPPGVFNS
- a CDS encoding glycosyltransferase codes for the protein MIQSFDEVRSITSPEKVIIFSSLLLPPSQTFVKGLGEQLENFAPLYVGSRFTPGLSLPPEMTLVVNRGGLRGSVAELGFKLWGIAPNLVRQLQEVNPVLINAQFGLSGALALPLAKKLQIPLIVHFRGADATVKAEVSRYTSLNHWLFFRRMKALQEEAALFIAVSEFIKGKLLELGFPEEKVIVHYEGIDLEQFKPDSQIRREPIVLFVGRLTEKKGCGDLIRAMARVQAVIPDLELVVLGDGPLLTELKTQASQQLRRYQFLGMQPPEVVQKWMNKAYLLCNPSIKAPNGDSEGLGMVFVEAQAMGLPVVSTRHGGIPEAMQEGKTGFLVPERDWEQLSESILKLFTEPILWQHFTENAQSFVHSKFDRRKQSQGLEEIYHTVLRQHQFFKDV
- a CDS encoding decarboxylase, whose amino-acid sequence is MRLNWQQLNDLEREYGDSFYLVDIDKFRGNYQEFIQGFQSIYQNTKIGYSYKTNYLPKLCKLAYGWGAYAEVVSQMEYDLAVKLGVSPNRIIFNGPLKRSNDLTNALLQGSIVNLDSLREVYILKEVAANYPENTFSVGLRCNFDINTDRISRFGFDVTNGDLEDAFTTIKDIDNCTVAGLHCHFSTSHRSVESYRLRTQKLLELVNLFFSNNPPKFINVGGGFFGKMPPELCQQFDGDIPSYQAYAQAIAPQVAAQFTGDNLPELIVEPGVALVADVMQFAAKVIGIKTVRSRQIALLAGSIHNTKPTGSDKKPKIEVYKCDRSTSSDRLSGTIDLVGYTCMEHDCLYQGYQGDIAVGDYVVFDNMGAYTIVFKPPFISPNPAIVSYDSVTNQYELCRRAETMDDVFISYVI